Part of the Fusibacter sp. A1 genome is shown below.
TTTCCATCGTAGCAGATTGCGACCTCATAGCCTTCGTATTCTAGTTCCAACTGTAAAAAGCGTGTTATCTTTTCTTCGTCTTCAATAATGAGAATTCGATGTTTCGTCTCCATCATTCCACCCCTTGACCGCTTAAATTATTTTCGTTTATTATAACACGACAAAGGACCAATGTCGGAATCAAATAAGCATTCCAACAATTGGCCAAGACGATTCATCAGTAATCTTTAAATTTCCAATTATCGTTACTTGTTGTCGTGATTTTGAACTTCTTCCACTACCACATTTTCTTTTCTAGAAGGCACCTTCACTTCGAACTGATACCCGGTAGCCCAGCCGACGACTAGACCGATCATTAGAATCGGCATCATAAAGAGCGATAGGGCTAAAATGACTGTGAGTGGCAATCCAATAATAAGTTTACCCTCTTTCGTCATACAGAAATTGATCGCATGCAGTTGTTTAAACACGTCGACTGCTCCTTGCGAAAATTTCTCAAATCCAGCCTTAGCTGTGGATTTTGCACCTTGCTTTGAGTGCCCGCTTCCTTCAAGAAGGATCATTGCCTCAAGTTCGTTTCCATCCGTTCTCTCAAGTGCTTCTTTCGCTTCTTTGTAAGTAACCGCCATTCTATTTTTAATTCTTTCCACTTGCTCAATTGTGATATGCATAGATAACCATCCTTTCAAGTTCTACTTGTCATTTGATAGTTACATCATATCCAATTGTCATTAAACGCTTGTGTAAATCAGTTTAAAATAAAATTAGATACTCCTTAGAATTTGAACGTGAGAGCCCGATCTATCTTTCCACTTCCACCTACCCAATAGGAATCCTTATCGCTATCATATTTTGTAATGATATCGGAAGGGGCGTTCATCCACATCCCCTGATGAAACCGAAACACATCCTCCACCCGTCCGTTTTCACGAAGCAGTGCGGATAAGGCGCAGTTTGATGTACCTGTCGCCGACTCCTCATCTATCCCGAGTATCGGCGCGAAATTTCTGACATAGGCTGTATAATCTCCTTCTGTGAGTGCGTAAACATGGTAGCCGCCCACCTCGTAACTTTCGCTGATCTTTCTGATCTTATCAAAATCCGGTATGATTTTCTTTAGCGTATCCTTAGAATCGACACCGACCATCAAGTCCATGATGCCGGTACTCACCGCCCTTATTTTAGGATTTTCCAGTAGCTCACTTTCACATATTCCAAGCGACAGGGCGATCTCATCTGAAGGTACACCTCTGCCGAAGATGGCTTTAGGCTGTTCCATATGGATTATATCACCTTCAATTGCCACTGTAAGATCATAGGATCTTGTCGACAGACGGTAATTTCCATCACACAGTCCCACGCTTTCCTTCAAGAAGAAAAATGAAGCGATGGTCGCATGTCCGCATAATTCCACCTGCTCTGTCGGTGTGAAATAATCGATATGAAATCTGCTTTCACTCAGCCTTCTTACAAACGCGGTTTCAGAATAAGCGACCTCAGCTGCAATCCTAAGCATCTCGCTTGCGTCGATCCCATCATCCACTAAACACACCCCAGCCGCATTGCCACCCAAGTTGCCAT
Proteins encoded:
- a CDS encoding PhzF family phenazine biosynthesis protein, translating into MKVYTVFAFTHGNLGGNAAGVCLVDDGIDASEMLRIAAEVAYSETAFVRRLSESRFHIDYFTPTEQVELCGHATIASFFFLKESVGLCDGNYRLSTRSYDLTVAIEGDIIHMEQPKAIFGRGVPSDEIALSLGICESELLENPKIRAVSTGIMDLMVGVDSKDTLKKIIPDFDKIRKISESYEVGGYHVYALTEGDYTAYVRNFAPILGIDEESATGTSNCALSALLRENGRVEDVFRFHQGMWMNAPSDIITKYDSDKDSYWVGGSGKIDRALTFKF